The following coding sequences are from one Gossypium hirsutum isolate 1008001.06 chromosome A12, Gossypium_hirsutum_v2.1, whole genome shotgun sequence window:
- the LOC107944227 gene encoding RING-H2 finger protein ATL29 produces the protein MQIYEAGMTDILVIATFTISMSPSFCYARTPSPDFSLPAPVTVAVIFFISFFFGFLTLYFCRCILESLACLWNNQRNPSPPVDVAPAAGENISNGLDPELIQAFPTFYYSTVKEFRREKYGLECAICLGEFKDEDMLRLLTICCHVFHKECVDLWLESHKTCPVCRGELDVLSKKSPLLIRSNSMHEISTNAESSANQSPVEDSVCIDIKDDNDEKVDGEDKVQVTSSTKEQQSRKNERMEKFSRSHSTGHSIGKAKEEDRYTLRLPEHIKIKIVRGHHAARSCTVFGEFTSPSNDRNRGSGEPSETRIGD, from the coding sequence ATGCAAATTTACGAGGCCGGAATGACTGACATTCTGGTCATTGCTACCTTTACTATTTCAATGTCACCATCATTTTGTTATGCCAGAACACCCTCACCAGACTTTAGCTTGCCAGCACCTGTAACCGTAGCAGtaattttcttcatttctttcttcttcggTTTTTTAACATTATACTTTTGTAGGTGTATCCTAGAAAGTCTTGCATGTCTTTGGAATAATCAGCGTAACCCTTCACCTCCGGTTGATGTAGCTCCGGCAGCAGGTGAAAATATTAGTAATGGCCTTGATCCTGAACTAATACAAGCATTTCCAACATTCTATTATTCCACTGTCAAAGAGTTTCGTCGTGAAAAGTATGGCCTAGAATGTGCTATTTGCTTGGGAGAGTTCAAGGACGAGGATATGCTTCGTCTTTTGACAATTTGTTGCCATGTTTTTCATAAAGAGTGTGTTGATCTTTGGCTTGAATCCCATAAAACTTGTCCAGTTTGTCGAGGAGAGTTAGATGTGCTTAGTAAGAAATCCCCTTTACTTATTCGTAGCAATTCCATGCATGAAATTTCAACAAATGCTGAAAGTTCAGCAAATCAAAGTCCAGTAGAAGATTCCGTTTGCATTGACATTAAAGATGATAACGATGAGAAAGTTGATGGAGAAGATAAAGTACAAGTCACCTCAAGTACAAAAGAACAACAATCTAGGAAAAACGAAagaatggaaaaattttctaggTCTCATTCTACGGGACACTCCATAGGTAAAGCTAAAGAAGAAGATAGATATACCCTCAGATTGCCTGagcacattaaaataaaaattgtcaGGGGGCATCATGCTGCAAGAAGTTGTACTGTGTTTGGTGAATTTACGAGCCCCTCGAACGACAGAAACAGAGGATCTGGTGAACCGTCAGAGACTCGCATAGGAGATTGA
- the LOC107946755 gene encoding transcription factor bHLH71 → MLESGLVFRETRIASYIVWRCRLGFSREMTLETLSSNDLLNFVIYDTISATPYSGNDFFMTTFSMEEQSTSTALNCFPMVTPPQCCRSTATEAVERRPNLAVQGRKKRRRKPRLCKNKEEAETQRMTHIAVERNRRKQMNEHLAVLRSLMPESYVQRGDQASIVGGAIEFVKELEHLLQTLEAEKFRVLQQVTPAAAANEETTNTNSKMLSSPPFAQFLMQPQYTWSQIPNKYTSKTKASIADIEVTLIETHANLRILLRKGPTQLSKLVAGFQSLFLSILHLNVTTLDPFVLYSISAKVDEGCQLSSVDDIARAVHHMIRIIEQDATALC, encoded by the exons ATGCTAGAAAGTGGTTTAGTCTTTAGAGAAACTAGAATTGCAAGTTATATTGTTTGGAGGTGTAGATTGGGCTTCAGCAGAGAAATGACTCTTGAAACCCTTTCTTCCAACGACCTCTTGAACTTCGTTATCTATGATACCATATCTGCAACTCCATACAGCGGCAATGACTTTTTCATGACTACTTTCTCAATGGAAGAACAATCTACTAGTACTGCTTTGAATTGCTTTCCAATGGTGACTCCTCCACAATGTTGCCGCTCAACAGCAACGGAAGCTGTGGAGCGGAGGCCGAATTTGGCAGTTCAAGGGAggaaaaagagaaggagaaagCCAAGGTTATGCAAGAACAAAGAAGAGGCCGAGACTCAAAGAATGACTCACATTGCTGTTGAGCGAAACAGGCGAAAGCAAATGAATGAGCATCTAGCTGTTTTACGCTCCCTCATGCCTGAGTCTTATGTCCAAAGG GGTGATCAAGCATCCATAGTTGGTGGTGCCATAGAGTTTGTGAAGGAGCTTGAGCACCTTCTGCAGACCCTTGAAGCTGAAAAGTTTAGGGTACTGCAACAAGTAACACCAGCTGCTGCTGCCAATGAAGAAACCACCAACACCAACTCCAAAATGCTATCATCACCACCATTTGCACAATTTCTTATGCAGCCTCAGTACACCTGGTCTCAGATCCCTAACAAATATACATCAAAAACTAAGGCATCAATAGCCGATATTGAGGTGACATTGATTGAAACTCATGCTAATCTTCGAATTCTTTTGCGAAAAGGTCCCACTCAGCTTTCCAAGCTTGTTGCTGGTTTTCAATCACTTTTCCTTTCCATCCTCCACCTCAATGTCACAACCCTGGATCCATTTGTTCTCTACTCTATCAGTGCCAAG GTTGACGAAGGATGCCAGCTCAGTTCCGTAGATGACATAGCAAGGGCAGTTCACCACATGATCAGAATAATTGAGCAAGATGCCACTGCCTTATGTTGA